In Corallococcus macrosporus, the following are encoded in one genomic region:
- a CDS encoding dienelactone hydrolase family protein, with protein MQDVDIKTADGVMDAKLFQPEGSGPWPAVIMLTDAFGVRPVFEQMARRLSKSGFVVLLPNVFYREAPASKLELKGTFHDEAFRKRIYALIGTLTPDRLKADAGAELDFLFRQPFVKGPKAGVAGYCFSGGLAVRMGADFPDRIAAVASSHGGRLATDSPESPHRLLNQVKAELYFGHADQDNAMPADAIRTLEAALKDAGVKYRSELYPGAQHGYAVPGTPQFNAEVAETHWTRIEDLFGRTLKA; from the coding sequence ATGCAGGACGTCGACATCAAGACCGCGGATGGAGTGATGGACGCGAAGCTGTTCCAGCCGGAAGGCTCGGGGCCGTGGCCCGCGGTCATCATGCTGACGGATGCCTTTGGCGTCCGGCCCGTCTTCGAGCAGATGGCCCGGCGCCTGTCGAAGTCCGGCTTCGTCGTGCTGCTGCCCAACGTGTTCTACCGGGAGGCGCCCGCGTCGAAGCTGGAGCTCAAGGGCACGTTCCATGACGAGGCCTTCCGCAAGCGCATCTACGCGCTCATCGGCACGCTGACGCCGGACCGCCTGAAGGCGGACGCGGGAGCGGAGTTGGACTTCCTCTTCCGCCAGCCCTTCGTGAAGGGCCCGAAGGCGGGCGTGGCCGGCTACTGCTTCAGCGGCGGGCTCGCGGTGCGCATGGGCGCGGACTTCCCGGACCGCATCGCCGCGGTGGCGTCGTCCCACGGCGGACGGCTGGCCACGGACTCGCCGGAGAGCCCCCACCGCCTGCTGAACCAGGTGAAGGCGGAGCTGTACTTCGGCCACGCGGACCAGGACAACGCCATGCCCGCGGACGCCATCCGCACGCTGGAGGCGGCGCTGAAGGACGCGGGCGTGAAGTACCGCTCGGAGCTCTACCCCGGCGCACAGCACGGCTACGCGGTGCCGGGCACGCCGCAGTTCAACGCGGAGGTCGCGGAGACGCATTGGACCCGCATCGAGGACCTGTTCGGCCGCACGCTGAAGGCCTGA